Proteins encoded together in one Kutzneria kofuensis window:
- a CDS encoding ABC transporter ATP-binding protein: MSERTGWVRRLSAACWRHPVVVVLSLGAAVLGVGQQAVAPLVVRLAVDDAVAGTTNRLGWLIGSLAGIEVLTFVTAFLRRYLGGRLALDVQHDMRGQVFAAMQRLDGGKQDELRTGQVVSRSISDLNQVQGLISMVPYALGNIAFVLVAVGAMLWLSPLLTVIALIVVPAVVYVALRSRKTVFSATWHAQQQAADVAQHVEETVTGVRVVKGFGQETREIAGLEGRARRLFSLRMRAAKLTAPPTATLGAMPLFGQIAVLGLGGWLALNGQVTLGTFLAFASYVTGLLGPARFLAAAMVTAQVTKASVNRVNELIDSQPDVKDGSEDVPDGPLAVELDDITFGYARSEPVLDRVSLRVEPGETLALVGTAGSGKSTVSLLLPRFYDVHQGAIRVGGVDVRQLRLHSLRNAVGVVFEEAFLFSDTIRANIAYGRPDATDAEVEEAARAAEAHEFVTALPEGYETKVGERGLTLSGGQRQRIALARALLSAPRVLVLDDATSAVDAVTEAAIHDTLKAVTAQRTTLLVAHRRSTLALADRIAVLDGGKVVDVGTEEELNERCTLFRELLAGPGEAIEDATAHIDVASAELWPAVTPEEPDVPDLVPLPEATEQPNLSPDTGATARKFGLVSLLRPVRWALLLVGALVTIDALSSMALPALVRYGVDDGVTRGTMGALWVATGLGAGIVVVNWLNTRVETVLTARVGERLLYVLRVRSFAHLQRLGLDYYERELAGRIMTRMTTDVDALSTFLQTGLVTAAVSALTIVGIAVALLVTDIGLALVAMAAIPILAVATYFFRKASSEAYAQARERVSVVNADLQENVSGLRVTQAFTREQYSAREFGERSLAYRTSRLRAQRYIATYFPFVALLSGVAQAAVLAVGAYRVASGDLSAGALLAFQLYLGLFFAPVQQLSGVFDGYQQAMVGLKRIGELLNTRSSIVPPSTPVPVPSTLRGEIELRDVTFRYEGAATPALDRVSLHVRAGETVALVGRTGAGKSTLVKLVARFYDVTDGAVLVDGVDVRQYDLDGYRGRLGVVPQEAHLFVGDVADNVRYGRPTASRDEVTAAVRAVGALRQVAGLQHAMHQQVGERGQALSAGQRQLVALARAELVDPAVLLLDEATAALDPATEATVLAASERLAGRRTTFVVAHRLATAARADRIVVLEQGRIVEQGTHAELLEAGGRYAEMWRTGAHIDDAA; encoded by the coding sequence GTGTCCGAACGAACGGGGTGGGTGCGGCGGCTGTCGGCGGCGTGCTGGCGGCATCCGGTCGTGGTGGTGTTGTCGCTCGGGGCCGCCGTCCTGGGCGTGGGCCAGCAGGCGGTGGCGCCGCTGGTGGTGCGGCTGGCGGTGGACGACGCGGTGGCGGGCACGACGAACCGCCTCGGGTGGCTGATCGGGTCGCTGGCCGGCATCGAGGTGTTGACCTTCGTCACCGCGTTCCTGCGCCGCTACCTGGGCGGACGTCTCGCCCTGGACGTGCAGCACGACATGCGTGGCCAGGTGTTCGCGGCGATGCAGCGGCTGGACGGCGGCAAGCAGGACGAGCTGCGCACCGGCCAGGTGGTGTCCCGCTCGATCAGTGACCTGAACCAGGTGCAGGGCCTGATCTCGATGGTCCCGTACGCGCTGGGCAACATCGCGTTCGTGCTGGTCGCCGTCGGGGCGATGCTGTGGCTGTCGCCGTTGCTGACGGTGATCGCCCTCATCGTGGTGCCGGCCGTCGTGTACGTCGCGCTGCGCAGCCGCAAGACAGTGTTCTCGGCAACCTGGCACGCGCAGCAGCAGGCGGCGGACGTGGCGCAGCACGTCGAGGAGACGGTCACGGGCGTCCGCGTGGTGAAGGGCTTCGGCCAGGAGACACGAGAGATCGCCGGCCTGGAGGGGCGGGCCCGGCGGCTGTTCTCGTTACGGATGCGTGCCGCCAAGCTGACCGCACCGCCGACGGCGACGCTGGGCGCGATGCCGCTGTTCGGGCAGATCGCGGTGCTGGGCCTCGGCGGCTGGTTGGCGCTGAACGGCCAGGTGACGCTGGGCACCTTCCTCGCGTTCGCCAGCTACGTGACGGGCCTGCTCGGACCGGCCCGCTTCCTCGCGGCGGCGATGGTCACCGCGCAGGTGACGAAGGCGAGCGTGAACCGGGTCAACGAACTCATCGACTCGCAGCCGGACGTGAAGGACGGCAGCGAGGACGTGCCCGACGGCCCGCTGGCCGTCGAACTGGACGACATCACGTTCGGGTACGCGCGCAGCGAGCCGGTGCTGGATCGCGTGAGCCTGCGCGTGGAGCCAGGCGAGACGCTGGCGCTGGTGGGCACCGCCGGTTCCGGCAAGTCGACCGTGTCGCTGCTGCTGCCCCGCTTCTACGACGTGCACCAGGGCGCGATCCGCGTCGGCGGCGTGGACGTGCGGCAACTGCGGCTGCATTCGCTGCGCAACGCGGTGGGGGTGGTGTTCGAGGAGGCGTTCCTGTTCTCCGACACCATCCGCGCCAACATCGCCTACGGCCGCCCGGACGCCACGGACGCGGAGGTCGAGGAGGCGGCGCGCGCGGCCGAGGCGCACGAGTTCGTCACGGCTTTGCCCGAGGGCTACGAGACGAAGGTCGGTGAACGCGGCCTCACGCTGTCCGGCGGCCAGCGGCAGCGCATCGCCCTGGCACGGGCGCTGCTGTCGGCGCCGCGCGTGCTCGTGCTGGACGACGCGACGTCGGCGGTCGACGCCGTGACCGAGGCGGCGATCCACGACACGCTCAAGGCCGTCACCGCGCAGCGCACCACGCTCCTCGTCGCGCACCGGCGTTCCACGCTCGCGCTGGCGGACCGCATCGCGGTGCTGGACGGCGGCAAGGTCGTCGACGTCGGCACCGAGGAGGAGCTGAACGAGCGCTGCACGCTGTTCCGGGAGCTGCTGGCCGGCCCAGGTGAGGCGATCGAGGACGCGACGGCGCACATCGACGTCGCGTCGGCGGAGCTGTGGCCGGCGGTCACGCCGGAGGAGCCGGACGTGCCCGACCTCGTGCCGCTCCCCGAGGCGACCGAACAGCCGAACCTGAGCCCCGATACCGGTGCCACCGCCCGCAAGTTCGGGTTGGTGTCGCTGCTACGGCCGGTGCGTTGGGCACTGCTGCTCGTCGGCGCGCTGGTCACGATCGACGCCCTCAGCTCCATGGCGCTGCCGGCGCTGGTGCGCTACGGCGTCGACGACGGCGTCACGCGCGGCACCATGGGCGCGCTGTGGGTGGCGACGGGCCTCGGTGCCGGCATCGTCGTCGTCAACTGGCTCAACACACGCGTGGAGACGGTGCTGACGGCTCGCGTGGGCGAGCGCCTTCTGTACGTGCTGCGCGTGCGGAGCTTCGCGCACCTGCAACGGCTCGGACTCGACTACTACGAGCGCGAGCTCGCCGGCCGGATCATGACCCGGATGACCACGGACGTCGACGCGCTGTCCACGTTCCTCCAGACCGGCCTGGTCACGGCGGCGGTGAGCGCGCTGACCATCGTGGGCATCGCGGTGGCGTTGCTGGTCACGGACATCGGGCTGGCCCTGGTCGCGATGGCGGCGATCCCGATCCTGGCGGTGGCGACGTACTTCTTCCGCAAGGCGTCGTCCGAGGCGTACGCCCAGGCGCGCGAGCGGGTCAGCGTCGTGAACGCCGACCTCCAGGAGAACGTGTCGGGGCTGCGCGTCACGCAGGCGTTCACGCGCGAGCAGTACTCGGCACGGGAGTTCGGGGAGCGCAGCCTCGCGTATCGGACGTCACGGCTGCGGGCACAGCGCTACATCGCCACGTACTTCCCGTTCGTGGCGCTGCTTTCCGGCGTGGCGCAGGCGGCCGTGCTCGCGGTCGGCGCGTACCGCGTGGCGAGCGGCGACCTGAGCGCCGGCGCGCTGCTGGCGTTCCAGCTGTACCTGGGGCTGTTCTTCGCGCCGGTGCAGCAGCTGTCCGGCGTGTTCGACGGCTACCAGCAGGCGATGGTCGGCTTGAAGCGCATCGGTGAGCTGCTGAACACACGGTCCTCGATCGTGCCGCCGTCGACGCCCGTGCCGGTGCCGTCGACGCTGCGCGGCGAGATCGAGCTGCGTGACGTGACGTTCCGCTACGAGGGTGCGGCGACGCCGGCACTCGATCGCGTGAGCCTGCATGTCCGCGCCGGCGAGACCGTCGCACTCGTCGGCCGCACCGGCGCGGGCAAGTCGACGCTGGTGAAGCTCGTCGCGCGGTTCTACGACGTGACCGACGGCGCCGTGCTCGTGGACGGCGTCGACGTACGCCAGTACGACCTGGACGGCTACCGCGGCCGGCTCGGCGTCGTGCCGCAGGAGGCGCACCTGTTCGTCGGCGACGTCGCCGACAACGTCCGCTACGGCCGCCCGACGGCTTCACGCGATGAGGTGACGGCCGCCGTGCGGGCGGTCGGGGCGCTGCGGCAGGTCGCCGGGCTGCAGCACGCGATGCACCAGCAGGTTGGCGAACGCGGGCAGGCGCTGTCCGCCGGCCAGCGCCAGCTGGTGGCGTTGGCCCGTGCGGAACTGGTCGACCCGGCCGTGCTGCTCCTCGACGAAGCCACCGCCGCGCTGGATCCGGCGACCGAGGCCACGGTGCTCGCCGCCAGCGAGCGCCTCGCCGGCCGCCGGACCACGTTCGTCGTCGCGCACCGGCTCGCGACCGCCGCCCGTGCGGACCGCATCGTGGTGCTGGAGCAGGGCCGGATCGTCGAGCAGGGCACGCACGCGGAGTTGCTGGAGGCCGGCGGCCGGTACGCGGAGATGTGGCGAACCGGAGCCCATATCGACGACGCCGCCTGA